The Labrus bergylta chromosome 15, fLabBer1.1, whole genome shotgun sequence genome includes a region encoding these proteins:
- the LOC136182737 gene encoding tripartite motif-containing protein 16-like: MHIHMLCRSEVKLVFRYEEVKLRQSLLPRGEMAQKGVQLDRETFSCSICLYLLKDPVTLSCGHSYCMKCIKSHWDTEDEKIVYSCPQCRQTFTARPDLRKNTMLADLVEELKKTGLQAAPADHCYAGSEDVACDVCTGRKLKACKSCLQCLASYCEKHLQPHYDSPAYTKHKLVEPSKKLQENVCSRHDEVMKMFCRTDQQSICYLCSVDEHKGHDTVSAAAERSEKQRELEVSRQNIQQRIQDREKDVKLLQQEVEAINGSADKTVGNSEKIFTELIRLMEKRRSDVKQQVRSQQQTEVSRVRELQEKLEQEITELKRRDAEMKKLSHTQDHNQFLHDYPSLSPLSESTHSSSIKIRPLRYFEDVTAAVSEVRDKLQDVLREKWTNISQTVTEVDVLLSEPQPKTRAEFLKYSCDITLDPNTAHTKLLLSDGNRKVTFTSQINPYSSHPDRFTGREQVLSKESLTGRFYWEVEQRGRRVSVAVTYKNISRAGSSNECRFGRNDKSWALYCFNNSYNFWYNNVHTPVSGPQSSRVGVYLDHRAGILSFYSISETMTLLHRVQTTFTQPLHAGLRFYYVGDSAELCKLK; encoded by the coding sequence ATGCACATCCACATgctttgtagatcagaggtGAAACTTGTTTTCCGTTATgaggaagtgaaactcagacagtcgttgttaccgagaggagaaatggcgcagaaaggagttcagctggaccgggaaaccttctcttgttcgatctgtctgtatctcctgaaggatccggtgactcTTTCCTGTGGACACAGCTACTGCATgaagtgtattaaaagccactgggatacagaggatgagaagatagtctacagctgccctcagtgtagacaGACCTTCACAGCGAGGCCtgacctgaggaaaaacaccatgttggcagatttagtggaggagctgaagaagactggactccaagctgctcctgctgatcactgctatgctggatctgaagatgtggcctgtgatgtctgcaccgggagaaaactgaaagcctgtaagtcctgtctgcagtgtctggcttcttactgtgagaaacacctccagcctcattATGATTCACCTGCCTATacaaaacacaagctggtggagccctccaagaagctccaggagaacgtctgctctcgtcatgatgaggtgatgaagatgttctgtcgcactgatcagcagtctatctgttatctctgctctgtggacgaacacaaaggtcatgacacagtctcagctgcagcagaaaggagtgagaagcagagagagctggaggtgagtcgacaaaacatccagcagagaatccaggacagagagaaagatgtgaagctgctccaacaggaggtggaggctatcaatggctctgctgataaaacagtggggaacagtgagaagatcttcactgagctgatccgtctcatggagaaaagacgctctgatgtgaagcagcaggtcagatcccagcagcaaactgaagtgagtcgagtcagagagcttcaggagaagctggagcaggagatcactgagctgaagaggagagacgctgagatgaagaagctgtcacacacacaggaccacaaccagtttctacacgactacccctcactgtcaccactcagtgaatctacacactcatccagcatcaagatccgtcctctgagatACTTTGAGGACgtgacagcggctgtgtcagaagtcagagataaactacaggacgtcctgagagagaaatggacaaacatctcacagacagtgactgaagtggatgttttactgtcagaaccacagcccaagaccagagctgagttcttaaaatattcatgtgacatcacactggatccaaacacagcacacacaaagctgttattatctgatgggaacagaaaagtaacatttaCGAGTCAGATCAAtccttattctagtcacccagacagattcactggaAGGGagcaggtcctgagtaaagagagtctgactggacgtttTTACTGGGAAGTCGAGCAGAGAGGAAGACGAgtttctgtagcagtcacatacaagaatatcagcagagcagggagttCGAATGAGTGTAGatttggacgtaatgacaaatcttgggcgttatattgtttcaacaacagttataacttttggtacaacaatgtccacactcctgtctcaggtcctcagtcctccagagtaggagtgtacctggatcacagagcaggtattctgtccttctacagcatctctgaaaccatgactctcctccacagagtccagaccacattcactcagcctctacatgctggactcaggTTTTATTatgttggagactctgctgagttgtgtaaactgaaatag